A single window of Usitatibacter rugosus DNA harbors:
- the apaG gene encoding Co2+/Mg2+ efflux protein ApaG, with product MTEAKKYSVAVTAHSTYLPDQSDEEEDRYVFAYTIRITNNGNVPAQLVSRHWIITDAENQVQEVRGMGVVGEQPTLKPGDTFEYSSGSSIPTAVGTMRGTYQMVAEDGTRFEAPIPEFTLSVPRVLH from the coding sequence ATGACGGAAGCGAAGAAATACAGCGTGGCGGTGACTGCGCACTCCACCTATCTTCCCGACCAGTCGGACGAGGAAGAGGACCGCTACGTCTTCGCCTACACGATCCGCATCACCAACAACGGCAACGTTCCCGCGCAGCTCGTGAGCCGCCACTGGATCATCACGGACGCGGAGAACCAGGTGCAGGAAGTGCGCGGCATGGGCGTCGTGGGCGAGCAGCCCACGCTCAAGCCCGGCGACACCTTCGAGTACTCGAGCGGATCGTCCATCCCCACGGCCGTGGGAACGATGCGCGGCACCTACCAGATGGTGGCGGAGGACGGCACGCGTTTCGAGGCGCCGATCCCCGAGTTCACGCTGAGCGTCCCGCGCGTCCTCCACTGA
- the rpe gene encoding ribulose-phosphate 3-epimerase, whose translation MSPNQKRIAPSILSADFAKLGEEVRGVIAAGADLIHFDVMDNHYVPNLTVGPLVCEAIRPHCTVPIDVHLMVKPVDRIIPDFAKAGASIISFHPEASEHVHRTLGLIRDQGCKAGLVFNPATPLDYLDHVMDLVDLVLVMSVNPGFGGQSFIPSALDKVREIRKRIDASGREIWLEVDGGIKADNIGAVAKAGADTFVAGSAIFGAKDRAEMIRRMRSELGTR comes from the coding sequence ATGAGCCCGAACCAAAAGCGCATCGCACCGAGCATCCTGTCCGCGGACTTCGCGAAGCTCGGCGAGGAGGTGCGCGGCGTCATCGCCGCCGGCGCCGACCTCATCCACTTCGACGTGATGGACAACCATTACGTTCCCAACCTCACGGTGGGCCCGCTGGTTTGCGAAGCGATACGGCCGCACTGCACGGTGCCGATCGACGTGCACCTCATGGTGAAGCCGGTGGACCGCATCATTCCGGATTTCGCGAAGGCCGGTGCGTCGATCATCAGCTTCCATCCGGAAGCGAGCGAGCATGTCCACCGCACGCTCGGCTTGATCCGCGACCAGGGCTGCAAGGCGGGGCTCGTGTTCAATCCCGCGACGCCGCTCGACTACCTCGACCACGTGATGGACCTCGTCGACCTCGTGCTCGTGATGTCGGTGAACCCGGGCTTCGGGGGGCAGTCGTTCATCCCCTCCGCGCTCGACAAGGTGCGCGAGATCCGCAAGCGCATCGACGCGAGCGGCCGCGAGATCTGGCTCGAGGTCGACGGCGGCATCAAGGCCGACAACATCGGCGCGGTCGCGAAGGCCGGCGCCGACACGTTCGTCGCCGGCTCGGCGATCTTCGGCGCGAAGGATCGCGCGGAGATGATCCGCAGGATGCGCTCCGAGCTCGGCACCCGATGA
- the gph gene encoding phosphoglycolate phosphatase (PGP is an essential enzyme in the glycolate salvage pathway in higher organisms (photorespiration in plants). Phosphoglycolate results from the oxidase activity of RubisCO in the Calvin cycle when concentrations of carbon dioxide are low relative to oxygen. This enzyme is a member of the Haloacid Dehalogenase (HAD) superfamily of aspartate-nucleophile hydrolase enzymes (PF00702).) gives MSAAPRGPFRAVLIDLDGTLLDTGPDIASAANVMLAKLGRAPLPEARVVEFVGKGIANLVTRVLGETGGEAGKHDAALAHFEEAYLAHVADRSRPYPGVVAGLERFRAQGLRLACVTNKASRFTKPLLAATGLASYFEAVVCGDDVARKKPEPDAFLLAAARLGAAPAQSWVIGDSANDVLAAHAAGMAVAVVPYGYREGLAVESLGADAVVASLEAAAGSITMASSLE, from the coding sequence ATGAGCGCTGCCCCGCGCGGTCCCTTTCGCGCGGTCCTGATCGACCTCGACGGAACGCTGCTCGATACCGGCCCCGACATCGCATCGGCGGCGAACGTGATGCTCGCGAAGCTCGGCCGCGCGCCGCTTCCGGAGGCGCGCGTCGTGGAGTTCGTCGGCAAGGGAATCGCGAACCTCGTCACCCGGGTTCTCGGCGAGACGGGCGGCGAAGCGGGCAAGCACGATGCCGCGCTGGCCCATTTCGAGGAGGCGTACCTCGCGCACGTCGCCGACCGTTCGCGGCCGTATCCGGGCGTCGTCGCGGGGCTCGAGCGCTTTCGCGCGCAGGGCCTGCGCCTCGCGTGCGTCACCAACAAGGCATCGCGTTTCACGAAGCCGCTTCTCGCCGCGACGGGACTCGCGTCCTACTTCGAAGCGGTTGTATGCGGCGATGACGTGGCACGCAAGAAGCCGGAGCCCGATGCCTTCCTCCTGGCTGCCGCGCGGCTCGGCGCCGCGCCCGCGCAATCCTGGGTGATCGGCGATTCGGCCAACGACGTGCTCGCGGCGCACGCCGCCGGCATGGCGGTCGCGGTCGTGCCCTACGGGTATCGCGAGGGGCTCGCGGTCGAGTCGCTCGGCGCCGATGCCGTGGTGGCGAGCCTTGAAGCCGCGGCCGGATCGATTACAATGGCCTCGTCCCTCGAATAA